AGTAAGGCGTTAGAAGACCGAGTATTACAAAAACACTCACAAACATAATCCAAGGGATCATCACCAAAGTATTTTTTGATGCAGCTCTTAAACTGGTATTAATCGCTGTAAACGGATCCACATCCTGGTCATGAACCATTGGAAATGAGAACCAGCTAATCATAAAGGCGATCAACGCCAACGCCAAAGTAAACACTGAGTAAACAACAACAAATACCATATTAGTGCCATTAAGAAAATCCGCAACTAAGCCCTGGATGATAGTTTGGTCAGAATTAATAATGTTTAATGTGCCGGCATGCAGGACAGTATAAATTAGTGGAGAAAAAACCATCCAGCTAACAGCAATTACCATCAAAATTATAGATAAAAAAATTGAAGGACAAGAGCCATTTGATTTAATAGATGCCTTTAATACGGTTCCAAGGGTCGGAGTTTCACCATTAGATATCTTCTTAGAAACGTCATAAAGGCTAATGGCAGACATGGGGCCTAATATTAAAATAACCATAGCTATCAAAGGTGCAGCGACATCATGTAATATGGCAGAACTTAATAAAAAATTCCATAAATTATAAACAACTAAAGTAAATAGACTGCCATAAAAAATAGCTACTTTTGGGCAGAACATTACATCCTTAAAAGCCTTAGTAACCCAGGTTATTGGGGAGCTTAAGCCAATATAATTAATAGGCGCCTTCACTCCTGAATTTTTTTTCATTCTAGCTGTTTTTGCTAACATCTGCATTCCACTTTTGTAAGTTTAATGGGTCAAGATTAAACCATCTATCTTAACACTTGTCAACATTATAATTTATAAATTATATAATAATTTGCTAATATAATCAAAGGGTTATATAACTTTATTAAGCATATTTAATGTTTCATAACAAGAAATACAGTATCATTTGAATAAATTTTTTTCGACCAGTTTGTCGTTTTAAGCAAGCGGTCACTTTTAACTGAAGGGGATATATGAAAAAATTAGCAAAGGTTGTAGCATCTGTTATAGCATTAACTTCTACAGCAGTATTTTCAGAATACGGACTAAATATGACTAAAGGCGTCACGTCAATTAGTCGAGATATTTATGACTTACACATGATGGTTTTTTGGGTTTGTGTTGTCATTGCAGTCATTGTATTTGGTGCAATGTTTTACTCTGTGTTTGCCCATAGGAAATCTAAAGGTGCAGTTGCAGCCCAGTTCCACGAAAGCACTAAAGCTGAAATTCTATGGACACTTATTCCAGTTGTAATTTTAATTGGAATGGCAATCCCTGCTACTGCAACGCTGATTGATTTAGAAGACACTTCTAAGGCTGAAATGAGTATTAAAGTTACTGGACACCAGTGGAAGTGGCAATATGATTACCCGGAAGAAGGAATCAGCTTTATGTCTAATCTAGCTAAAAGTTCAAAAAATTCCTTAAGAAAAGACATTAAAGACAAGCCAGAGAATTATTTGTTAGAAGTGGATAAGCACCTCGTAATTCCAGTTGATACATCTGTTCGATTTTTAATCACTTCAAATGATGTTATCCATAATTGGTGGGTTCCAGCATTTGGTGTTAAGCAAGACGCTAACCCTGGTTTTATCAATGATGCGTGGGCTCAAGCCGATGTAATCGGAACTTATCGCGGTCAATGTGCTGAGCTATGTGGTAAGGATCATGGCTTTATGCCAATTGTAGTTGATGTTGTATCAAAAGCAGACTATGCAATATGGGTTGCTAAAGAGCAAGCTGCTGCTGCTGCTGCTGTTGCTAGTGCAACTAAAACATGGACTACATCAGAGTTAATGACCAAAGGTAAAGACGTCTATGAAACTAATTGTGCAGGCTGTCATAAGAAAGATGGCTCAGGAATGCCGCCTATTTTCCCAGCCATGATAGGCTCACCTATTGCTAATGGCCAAGCGTCAGAGCATGTGAACTTAGTACTTCATGGTAAAGGAGGCATGCCAGCATTCAAAATGTTAGGCGATGCAGATTTAGCTTCAGTTATTACTTATGAAAGAAATGGTTTTGGTAATACTGGCAGTGTAGTTCAACCTTCAGACATTAAGTCTGCACGATAATTAAAGGAGAAATATTATGACAACAGCAACAGCTTCTCATGACGATCATCACCATGGCCCTGAAAAAGGCTTAATGAGATGGGTTAAAACAACGAATCATAAAGACATTGGTACGCTTTACTTGTGGTTTGCATTTAGTATGCTACTTATTGGTGGCGCACTTGCAATGGGCATCCGTATGGAGCTCCTACAGCCTGGGCTTCAATTAATGGATCCACACTTTTTTAATCAGCTGACTACTATGCATGGCTTAATTATGGTTTTTGGAGCTATTATGCCGGCATTCGTTGGCTTGGGTAATTGGTTGATTCCAATGATGGTTGGTGCACCAGATATGGCGCTACCACGAATGAACAACTGGTCATTTTGGATACTACCTTTTGCTGGTGGCATCTTACTTAGCACATTCTTTATGGAAGGCGGCGCTCCAGCATTTGGTTGGACATTCTATGCACCATTATCAACAACCTTTGCGCCTGATAGTACTGACTTCTTTATTTTTGCAGTTCACTTATTAGGATTTTCATCAATTATGGGTGCGATTAATATTATCGCAACAGTGCTAAATATGCGCGCACCTGACATGAAGTTAATGGACATGCCTTTATTTGTATGGACATGGTTAATTACATCGTTCCTATTAATTGGTGCAATGCCAGTCTTGGCTGGTGCGGTAACTATGATGCTGACAGACCGAAACTTCGGTACATCATTTTTTGATGCTGCCGGTGGTGGTGATCCAGTAATGTTCCAGCATATTTTCTGGTTCTTTGGACACCCTGAGGTTTATATTATGATTTTGCCGGCTTTTGGAGTGGTTTCTCATATCATTCCAACATTTGCACGCAAGCCTTTATTTGGGTATTCATCAATGGTATATGCAACAGCTTCGATTGCCTTCTTGTCGTATATCGTATGGGCACACCACATGTTCCTGACTGGAATGCCAGTTGCAGGCGAGCTATACTTTATGTATGCAACCATGCTAATTGCTGTGCCTACGGGCGTAAAAGTGTTTAACTGGATTTCAACAATGTGGCGAGGTTCAATGACGTTTGAAACCCCAATGTTATGGGCTATATCATTTGTTTTCTTGTTTACAATTGGTGGTTTCTCTGGATTAATGTTAGGAATAGCGCCTGCAGACATTCAGTATCATGATACTTATTTTGTAGTTGCACATTTTCACTATGTACTAGTTACCGGTGCACTATGGTCAATTATTGCTGCAACGTTCTACTGGTT
This genomic interval from Candidatus Thioglobus sp. contains the following:
- the ctaD gene encoding cytochrome c oxidase subunit I; this encodes MTTATASHDDHHHGPEKGLMRWVKTTNHKDIGTLYLWFAFSMLLIGGALAMGIRMELLQPGLQLMDPHFFNQLTTMHGLIMVFGAIMPAFVGLGNWLIPMMVGAPDMALPRMNNWSFWILPFAGGILLSTFFMEGGAPAFGWTFYAPLSTTFAPDSTDFFIFAVHLLGFSSIMGAINIIATVLNMRAPDMKLMDMPLFVWTWLITSFLLIGAMPVLAGAVTMMLTDRNFGTSFFDAAGGGDPVMFQHIFWFFGHPEVYIMILPAFGVVSHIIPTFARKPLFGYSSMVYATASIAFLSYIVWAHHMFLTGMPVAGELYFMYATMLIAVPTGVKVFNWISTMWRGSMTFETPMLWAISFVFLFTIGGFSGLMLGIAPADIQYHDTYFVVAHFHYVLVTGALWSIIAATFYWLPKWTGRMYNEGLAKVHFWWAVISVNVLFFPQHFLGLAGMPRRIPDYSLQFADFNMISSIGGFAFGASFILFTYILVDCIRNGEPTTSRPWEGAKGLEWTLAPKADYHSFNKPPSRKLIEAESQHS
- the coxB gene encoding cytochrome c oxidase subunit II gives rise to the protein MKKLAKVVASVIALTSTAVFSEYGLNMTKGVTSISRDIYDLHMMVFWVCVVIAVIVFGAMFYSVFAHRKSKGAVAAQFHESTKAEILWTLIPVVILIGMAIPATATLIDLEDTSKAEMSIKVTGHQWKWQYDYPEEGISFMSNLAKSSKNSLRKDIKDKPENYLLEVDKHLVIPVDTSVRFLITSNDVIHNWWVPAFGVKQDANPGFINDAWAQADVIGTYRGQCAELCGKDHGFMPIVVDVVSKADYAIWVAKEQAAAAAAVASATKTWTTSELMTKGKDVYETNCAGCHKKDGSGMPPIFPAMIGSPIANGQASEHVNLVLHGKGGMPAFKMLGDADLASVITYERNGFGNTGSVVQPSDIKSAR
- a CDS encoding DUF2189 domain-containing protein, translated to MLAKTARMKKNSGVKAPINYIGLSSPITWVTKAFKDVMFCPKVAIFYGSLFTLVVYNLWNFLLSSAILHDVAAPLIAMVILILGPMSAISLYDVSKKISNGETPTLGTVLKASIKSNGSCPSIFLSIILMVIAVSWMVFSPLIYTVLHAGTLNIINSDQTIIQGLVADFLNGTNMVFVVVYSVFTLALALIAFMISWFSFPMVHDQDVDPFTAINTSLRAASKNTLVMIPWIMFVSVFVILGLLTPYFIGLVIIIPVLAHATWHAYKEMIGDIK